From Chryseobacterium joostei, the proteins below share one genomic window:
- a CDS encoding DUF3575 domain-containing protein produces MKYRVLAGALAFLAIGTLNAQEQNEEKSLYIKGNALFLPLGIVNLALEKQISPKYTIQGDVFISPWKSFAGHELQFYSASVEGRYYFNEAFKHWYVGANLSFAAYNAQKWNYWNDKSAINENGETIVNSNLYQKGFSVMLGVTGGYQFQLSDRWNLDLYATVGTSQGFYKGYDRTTGKRYDGAEKFNKSGEIMPYRGGVMISYKFK; encoded by the coding sequence ATGAAGTACAGAGTATTAGCAGGTGCCTTGGCATTTTTGGCAATAGGAACTCTTAATGCACAAGAGCAAAATGAGGAAAAAAGTTTATATATAAAGGGCAATGCTCTTTTTTTACCACTAGGTATTGTTAACCTGGCTTTAGAAAAACAGATCAGTCCAAAATATACTATTCAGGGAGATGTCTTTATTTCACCATGGAAATCATTTGCAGGACATGAATTACAGTTTTACTCAGCTTCTGTTGAAGGAAGATATTATTTTAATGAAGCTTTCAAGCATTGGTATGTAGGAGCCAACCTTTCTTTTGCTGCCTATAATGCACAAAAATGGAACTACTGGAACGATAAATCTGCCATAAACGAGAATGGTGAAACTATTGTAAACTCCAATCTTTATCAAAAAGGATTTTCTGTGATGTTGGGTGTTACAGGTGGTTATCAGTTTCAATTATCAGACCGTTGGAATCTTGATCTATACGCTACAGTAGGAACTTCCCAAGGTTTTTATAAAGGTTATGATCGCACAACAGGAAAACGCTACGATGGGGCTGAAAAATTTAATAAAAGTGGTGAAATTATGCCTTACAGAGGGGGCGTAATGATCTCTTACAAATTTAAATAA